The following proteins come from a genomic window of Brevibacillus antibioticus:
- a CDS encoding ABC transporter ATP-binding protein: MYGPTEDLFTLKTVIQSFRNWPKIFRLFWTVQKGYFITIVILNILQGLFPVGMLYVTQELVNAVSGGVSQDGDTVLISFLFFISFILVKQLVTLIQNYVEGLFQSLLSNRLREMVLEKANSMGLADFENAEVQDQLKRAQQETSYRPYQIFELVLSIVSGVISLVSTSLFLIFWKWWVVFILVLFPLISFYSYLRLSQQEFYIRWSRAERERRGWYISHLLTHDRAFKEVQIYKLGSYLITQFRDMITQFFYEDKKIATTRLKTSLVFESLTIAMIGFMSFIAIKAAFLKEILLGNLVSYIQGITLTQTTSQSLMHSLIGLSQHNMFVEQLFLFLERDSSDPVKLQKVTITTPQQNDPFVLESIEFVNVSFTYPETERSVLQNLSFKINKGESLAIVGENGSGKTTLVKLLTLLYKEYDGQILINGTDLNAFDLEQIRAKIGVVFQDFMQYEMPIRNNVGFGDLSLLRHDDKLYHALEKSGMRSLAEGLEQGLDTQLGKWFTEGLQLSGGQWQRIAIARAFFRNADLYILDEPSAALDPVAEKEVFDAFNLLTKERMGIFISHRYSSAQYADRIMVLDQGRIVEFGTHSELIRLQQKYASLYNLQASPFVSQS; this comes from the coding sequence ATGTACGGACCAACAGAGGATTTGTTTACCCTAAAAACTGTCATCCAGTCTTTTCGAAACTGGCCGAAAATTTTTCGCCTTTTCTGGACTGTACAAAAAGGATATTTTATAACCATTGTCATTCTGAATATACTCCAAGGGCTGTTTCCTGTTGGTATGCTGTATGTTACCCAGGAACTTGTTAACGCTGTTTCCGGTGGAGTAAGCCAAGATGGGGATACTGTCTTAATCAGCTTCCTTTTCTTCATTTCCTTCATTTTAGTGAAACAACTCGTTACCCTTATTCAGAATTATGTCGAAGGATTGTTTCAATCCTTGCTATCAAATCGCCTCCGCGAAATGGTGTTGGAAAAAGCAAATTCGATGGGGTTAGCCGATTTTGAAAATGCAGAAGTGCAAGATCAGCTAAAACGTGCACAACAAGAAACCAGCTACCGTCCCTATCAGATTTTTGAGCTGGTTCTTAGTATTGTATCCGGTGTTATTTCCCTGGTATCTACTTCGCTGTTTCTGATCTTTTGGAAGTGGTGGGTTGTTTTCATTCTGGTGTTGTTTCCGCTTATCTCCTTCTATTCCTATTTACGATTAAGCCAACAGGAGTTCTATATTCGTTGGAGCAGAGCTGAAAGGGAGAGAAGAGGCTGGTACATCAGTCATTTATTAACCCACGATCGAGCATTTAAGGAAGTCCAAATTTATAAACTGGGCTCCTATCTCATCACACAATTTCGAGATATGATCACGCAGTTTTTTTATGAAGACAAAAAGATCGCCACAACTCGTTTGAAGACCTCACTTGTTTTCGAAAGCTTAACGATTGCGATGATTGGTTTTATGAGCTTTATCGCTATAAAAGCGGCTTTTCTAAAAGAGATTCTGCTAGGTAATTTGGTTAGTTATATTCAGGGGATTACATTAACCCAAACAACGTCGCAGTCGTTGATGCATTCCCTGATTGGGCTCTCTCAACACAACATGTTTGTGGAACAGTTATTTCTCTTTTTGGAAAGAGATTCGTCTGATCCTGTCAAGCTACAGAAAGTGACTATCACCACTCCTCAACAGAACGACCCTTTTGTTCTTGAAAGTATTGAGTTCGTCAATGTTTCATTTACCTATCCGGAAACAGAACGATCCGTGCTTCAAAATCTCTCTTTCAAGATAAACAAAGGAGAGTCGCTGGCGATTGTAGGGGAGAATGGGTCTGGCAAAACGACATTAGTCAAGCTACTTACTTTGTTATATAAGGAATATGACGGACAAATACTCATTAATGGAACCGACTTGAACGCTTTTGATTTGGAGCAGATTCGAGCAAAAATCGGAGTCGTCTTTCAAGATTTTATGCAGTATGAGATGCCTATTCGTAATAATGTCGGGTTCGGTGATCTATCTCTTCTTCGCCACGATGACAAGCTCTATCACGCACTTGAAAAATCAGGCATGCGAAGCTTGGCAGAAGGTCTTGAACAAGGCTTGGATACTCAGTTGGGAAAATGGTTCACTGAAGGCCTTCAGTTATCGGGTGGACAGTGGCAACGTATTGCCATTGCTAGAGCTTTCTTCCGAAATGCAGACCTCTATATTCTCGACGAACCAAGTGCAGCACTGGACCCTGTGGCAGAAAAAGAAGTATTTGATGCATTTAACCTGTTGACCAAGGAGCGAATGGGAATTTTTATTTCTCACCGTTACTCATCCGCTCAGTATGCTGATCGAATCATGGTGCTGGATCAAGGGAGAATCGTTGAATTTGGCACCCACTCCGAATTGATCCGTTTACAACAAAAGTATGCGAGCTTGTATAATCTGCAAGCGTCACCTTTTGTTTCCCAAAGTTGA
- a CDS encoding lanthionine synthetase C family protein: MLSNTKSWQPIHNVTLINNMEYVVKQVARKLQFPHEVLGEPVPGTDSLASGALGIVLFYAELDRLYPDEQWDVVAHNYLVHVQAVINADMFDSFSLWSGLSAAPVVASILARDRGRYQNFIEKLHILIQPAIDEFIDQARGRIGNNLFMSDYDVIEGLAGISRYLLFFKEHPACKENLNKALSYIIQLSKNTQFNDESVPGWHIRSENQFLEVEKKRYPNGNFNLGISHGIAGPFALLSLALIEGIELEGQRDALRKFSSYYRKWKAQDEHGPIWPERISYEEEICGQMQNHFAHNASWCYGEPSIARVLWLAGKALGDSEIQSLAQQTYHSLVQRSVESLSFESPTFCHGYAGTLWMLQRMMMDTGPDAFEAYREKLVNQILSDFNDNHTYGFQDIEHGQFRDLPGLLVGAAGVALVLLSCLSMDEPEWDCIFLLK, encoded by the coding sequence ATGCTTTCTAATACAAAGAGCTGGCAACCAATTCATAACGTTACGCTGATTAACAATATGGAGTACGTCGTAAAGCAGGTAGCCCGTAAGCTTCAATTTCCTCACGAGGTCCTGGGCGAACCTGTTCCCGGTACAGACTCGCTTGCCTCTGGTGCATTGGGCATCGTCCTCTTTTATGCGGAATTGGATCGGCTGTACCCCGATGAGCAATGGGATGTCGTCGCCCATAACTATTTGGTACATGTACAAGCCGTGATTAACGCAGATATGTTTGATTCGTTTTCCCTGTGGAGTGGTTTATCCGCAGCACCTGTAGTCGCCTCCATTCTTGCCCGTGATCGAGGTAGATATCAAAATTTTATCGAAAAACTGCATATTCTCATACAGCCCGCGATTGATGAGTTCATTGACCAAGCTCGAGGGCGAATCGGGAACAATTTATTCATGTCTGATTACGATGTAATAGAAGGATTAGCTGGTATCAGTCGATATCTTCTTTTCTTTAAAGAGCATCCTGCATGTAAAGAAAACCTTAACAAAGCATTGTCATATATTATACAATTATCTAAAAATACCCAATTCAATGACGAAAGTGTTCCAGGCTGGCATATCAGAAGTGAGAATCAGTTTTTGGAAGTTGAAAAAAAACGATACCCAAATGGCAACTTTAATCTCGGGATTTCCCACGGGATTGCCGGTCCGTTTGCCTTGCTCTCTCTTGCTTTAATAGAAGGAATAGAGTTGGAGGGACAACGAGATGCCCTTCGCAAGTTTAGTTCCTATTATCGCAAGTGGAAGGCACAAGACGAGCATGGGCCTATTTGGCCGGAGAGAATCAGTTATGAAGAAGAAATATGTGGACAGATGCAGAACCATTTTGCCCATAATGCATCATGGTGCTACGGGGAACCAAGCATAGCACGAGTATTGTGGCTGGCTGGTAAAGCATTGGGCGACTCTGAAATCCAGTCTTTGGCTCAACAAACTTATCACTCACTTGTCCAACGGTCAGTGGAATCGCTCAGTTTCGAATCCCCGACGTTTTGTCACGGCTATGCTGGGACACTTTGGATGCTACAACGAATGATGATGGACACCGGCCCTGATGCTTTTGAAGCATACCGCGAGAAACTGGTAAACCAGATTCTGAGCGATTTCAACGATAATCATACTTACGGATTTCAAGACATTGAGCATGGACAATTTCGGGACCTGCCAGGATTGTTGGTAGGTGCAGCAGGAGTAGCACTTGTCTTACTAAGCTGCCTGAGTATGGATGAACCCGAATGGGACTGCATTTTTTTGCTTAAATAG
- a CDS encoding ATP-grasp domain-containing protein translates to MRAYIQTNKSGEFYNVNAFIASEGFTSLGWEIIKFQDINEVQENIPEDIVVGGIGNVRRRLEILGIERSQEEIDYPDSLSSYFGRKIWTTTIQQLFENKQDWNVFVKPKDITKKFAGTVVKEYKDFIGLIEQHEDTNIWCSEIVDFVTEWRCFIRYGEILDVRQYKGAWDSTLDLRVIKGAVKDFADAPAAYGLDFGIDREGNMKLVEINDGHSLGTYGIAPINYAKFLSARWSELTGTKDYLRSL, encoded by the coding sequence ATGAGAGCGTACATACAGACAAACAAAAGTGGAGAATTCTACAATGTAAATGCATTTATTGCTTCTGAAGGTTTCACTTCATTAGGATGGGAGATCATTAAGTTTCAGGATATTAATGAAGTTCAAGAAAATATTCCAGAAGACATCGTAGTTGGCGGTATTGGCAACGTGAGAAGACGCCTTGAAATATTGGGGATAGAAAGAAGCCAAGAAGAGATCGATTATCCAGATTCTTTATCTAGTTATTTTGGCAGGAAAATATGGACGACAACGATTCAACAGCTTTTTGAGAATAAACAGGATTGGAATGTTTTTGTAAAACCGAAAGATATAACAAAAAAATTCGCTGGAACAGTCGTTAAAGAATATAAAGATTTTATCGGATTGATTGAACAACACGAGGATACGAATATTTGGTGTTCGGAAATCGTTGATTTTGTGACGGAGTGGCGTTGTTTTATACGATATGGAGAAATACTTGATGTCAGGCAGTATAAAGGTGCCTGGGATTCAACATTAGATCTACGTGTTATAAAAGGTGCTGTGAAGGATTTTGCTGATGCGCCAGCTGCATATGGTTTGGATTTTGGAATTGATCGAGAAGGGAATATGAAGCTGGTAGAGATTAATGATGGCCATTCCTTAGGGACATATGGAATCGCTCCTATAAACTATGCAAAGTTTCTTTCAGCTAGATGGTCAGAATTAACAGGGACGAAAGACTATTTAAGAAGCTTATAG